aaatcatttgtgaattatttttaccgaaaatatcactattttttaatattttcaatgggggttcaaccccatattattttatttgtcgacaaaattagatgtagtactcagcctcaacgagttagaagtcccacccctatcacattgtataaatataatatatcaatagAAATGTGTTCCAGCGAGTACTAGCACACCCGCTTTTTACCAGTTAAGGCTGCTTttcgaccagagatgtgctatgctacgttgctgtgaatgcgatTAACTTCACCAACATAAGCAttggtaaacatagcttagtactggtggcaacggactcagctgagctatgttttttatatagaaagatgcgtactacggatgtatgctatggatggcttccttactatcgataaatcatatactcgagctgtgcatcttacccacaccgctacatagctcagtattagtagaaacggtcacacagGTTCATAAGCTATTACACCTTCGTAGCATAAGCTACATAGTatatatctggtggaaaagcgcggTAATGTAGTGATAAATTTTCGTATTTAACTATGTGTGGTATATGTATAAAAGACTCAGGTTAATGTTCAGTGCCAACATTatcagtaataaaattaaggaaatGGTCCAACATACCGACATATGGTACATTCATAAACTGTATAGTGTATAGTGTACATACTTACTGCAATATGCTAAATTCTATTTCCAGTTTACGTAAAGTTTGCAATGCGATAATAATCAGCACAGCGTAATATACTAGCACATAGGTAAATCGACTAATTGCAATCGATTATCGACTTTATTACGTAACAATAGAGTTAAAATCACAGAATGGGGTAGGTTGACGTGCTGACGTAGGTGTAAGTATACTCGTATCAGACCATGTTGTCAGACTACCGGTGTTTGCTTTTCATTATGCTTTTATTTGTAAGTCTGTAGGAATCGTAGTGTGATTAGAGTAAGGGCTACTGTCCACGTGGCGGTTTCGTCAATTGACACATCGTGGACGGGGCCTTGAATCTTGCATAGAAATAATCAAGGCATACGTCTTCCAATCGTCATGCATACGATACTTCACGAAAGCGTGCGAAACACTTGCGGTTAAGTTGACACTATAAGTAGGTCTTAAGGACATATCACACTTTAACGGCACTGCCCCAATCCAAGCGATcaagaaaaattaaatcttaagttatatgatatatttcgaaaaaaaaaatgctgcaAACGCGCTGTCCCTTTAGATTGTCCCTTTAGAGCCCTTTAGATTGACTTCCTATCCGTgccgcagcatggctctcccacacttaaatatgaCTGGCGCAAACGCATACGTCAAATTGAAAATTCAACTGGCGAAAAGTGGTTGTACTTACTATTAAAATCTCACGCATTCAGAGAAAAGCAACCCATTACGTTATTAAACCTTTTCCTTGCTTTGGAGTTGATATTTCCGTCGACACGTATCTAAGATTGTTGCTCCTATGACCCTATTGAGTCCACTGGCCGAGGATGCGGGCCATTGAGATGCAATCGCCTGCTTCCTCACACTGCACGAGGTGACATGCAACCGTCGGCTATGTACTTTTACCTTTGAGGGATACTAAATTCTATCCTATTGCTTGGAGACTGAAATGGGGCCTATTTTAGCTCACCAGATGGCACTGGTGTACACCTCtcgttttaatttcaatagGAATGACACGTGAATGGCGTATTGCTCGTTCCCTATATCCCGACTTGTTTGTCCTCTCGACTGTAGATGTCTACACTCATACGAACATCGGTGGAAATTAGACTGCTGCAACCTTTTTCAGTACTTTCAATTTCGACGACAAATATCTTTTAATTTCCACTTTTGACACCTACAGATGTTTTTCGTAATTTGTAAAAGATCTTGCAGTCTTAGAATGTCTTCCACAGAAGCGCACCTGCGTAGAGTTCAGGGGAGCAGAATCGCGTAAATAAGTAGGTGTTTCCACTAAAGCTGCGCAGGCTGAGCTGGAGTGCGATTCTCTAAGGCAGTGTAGCTAGTATTCTGTGGTGTAGCTATGTTCTGTGTGGCTGGGTGAAGTGGAGCCGAGCGGAGCTGACACAAGCTCAGACATGCTTCACCCTGCGCAACTGAGTATACTGAGATAACCTGCAAATAACTTCGCGAAAATTCCGCTGTATTTTTGTAGGTACAAGGTGACTAACCGTGATGAGGGCCAGACAGACACCCCGAAGGTCTGCAAACAAGTCTGTcacataatgtaaatatttacctatcccactaagggtcaatttatactagcgcagagtcgaagcgcatcaaaacgtctttccaaaactgaacataacaaattcaaccttaactccacagcgtaacgcacacattacttcGAAGACTTTAAAAAGGCGCGCGCATTCGTCGAAATTCGCTCGTCTGCGCGCGAACaacgcttcgactctgcgctagtataaattgacccttacgctgtggagtcaaggttgaatttgttatgtgcagttttggatagacgctttgatgcgcttcgactctgcgctagtataaatcgacCCTAAGGTGACGTGTAAAAGGTAAATGACACTTACTCCGTCCTGTTGTCTTTtcacacaaacaaaatgtagacatttatttaattcacagTCTTCCCTGTTACCGCCTACATACATATGCCTACACTCGGTGTTACTCATCTTTTAGAGTAACATGAGTTGGTATTTCCTTTAAATTCCTCAGTCGTAAGTAACGTGTTTCTTTTCATAACATCACGCGTCTTACGAAAAAGAGATAGTCAGAAGTGTGCATAGATATTGTAAGGTAATACATGGAATTTCATATTGATCAAATgaagtttaatattttgattataaccgacttttattagtttgaCTTGAAACATTTTAGTCTGATTTCTTCTTCTCCTCTGATAAtatcttcttatttatttcgttgcgggatcgaagacagtcattcatgtccctgagacgcgaaGACTTTAATGTTCCGGccttttcatggttgtatctactgtagatcctagcttacaggagttgcaacggCCATGGAAGGTTGTGGCAGACTTGTCCCATAAAAAGTgtgaattaaaaaattataatttcttcgATCCCCAGATTTATCGTGTTTTAAACGCGAGTGCTTTAGTCTCAATGTTAGACAAATATTCATAGCATTAGCATAGAAGAAAACCATTCGTttcttttcataatattattatcttccaAAGCTACAAGGCCGCGAAAAGTTAATTGAAACACAATAGAAGGAAAATAACAGGAAACTCTCCGTCCATAATCAGTTTATACAAGAATTCACCTCTATAACTAACAGTTAGCTCCATTGATGTTTCCTTCCAACCCTAGACTCCTTTCCACGACGGGATTGAAACCAAACCTATCCAGTTGCAGTCCTTTGTGTGCCAACTACTCTAAATAACTGACGACTTATAAACTCAAGTAAAACGAACAAGATCACAGTCTGTGAAACATCTCCGAAGACGTAGaacgaatttaataaaaaaaaagtataattttatttgtcttcAGTAAGTCTTAAGTTGTACGaactgaataaattatataaaattctaaCGACGCCTGATCAAAAAGTAAACATAAGCTGTTACTTTAAAACTTGTTGCTCGCAGTATTTTAATAGGCGCTTAGAagaaatttaaatcaaaatgtcTTTTGAACCTGctagcaatattgttttaagcaTTTTGCTGTCTTTATTGCTTTCTAACAcatgtaagtataattttaaacaatttatattttactaaactttcttttaaatacACCTATGTTGTACGTAGCTACTAGGTACCAGACCATTTATGTAATTGTCTTTCttgcaatatttaatttaattaagttaaaaataaatgtataacgTAACTAATGTAAGATTTTCTAACTTTCAGGTGAAGCAATCAAATGTTTTCACTGCAACAGTCACAATAACTCAGCGTGTTTAGAGATGCATATTCCAAAGATGCAAGCTATCATACCCATCGTTGACTGCAGAGAGGGTCTCTCCAATACCATTGACAAAAGGGAATTCTTCTGCCGAAAGATTACACAGACAAGTAAGTCCTTCTtctcttttaaaaagtaataagaaaatgtaatcCAAAATGTTGTAGGTTGTGGAAGACAGATGGCGTTAACTTCAAATTCGGTCTAAATACTGAATTTTGTCAAAACTTTGCCGGTTTCAATTTAGTATAGAAAAaggttatgttatgagtccttTAGAACAAGGTGATGCCTATAGTAGCATATAGTCACTAcgatagacagactgacagacagccgtactttcacaaaaaaaaaaaccacaagTTCAATCTTATTAACTGcagtacaataaatattatgtaaataagtaagcATGCATTTAATAACAAGTGCAAACGGAAATGCAAACTAGATACATGCAGTGCAGCGTAGGTAAGTACCAGTTATTATAGGTACAATAGGACAACAATGTACTAGTTACAGAGCGGTAACATTTCGCTATAGATGACCATGCCATAGAGATGTGGTGATTAACCAACTGCGTGATTATCAGTGCGTGTAGACGTCcttattctgttttttttttttggtgacgcAACGTTAAATTATTCTTCTCAAGATattgtccggagctgcggactacctagtgggtttctgaggctctagctcgaaaagtagaagtaggaacggggtggtttttagtcagttacagtctgacactacctctggcctagctcaaggcgggagaagccattggataattatccccactcaaaaaaataaaaaaaatcctcaaGATATATTAAAACCGTGATAGCTCCATACTATTAGGTCCTATGAATTTTGAAAAACCGTAaaattctgtttatattttgcTCGATCAAGGAATAAAAACTAGAGCTCTTCAAACGAAGACCAGTCTTTCGATTAatgaaacattaatataattatcctTATTATCATATAGAGCATTTATCAAATATTCTCCTTCTTTTCCAGTCTTACATCCAGATCAGACGCCCGAAGTTCGAATCACTCGCGGCTGTGGCTGGGTGAGAAGCAAGAGGGAATGCTACAAAGCTGACAATATGGACCATTTGGAGACCGTCTGTCAGTGCTTTGGGGACCTCTGCAATGCGGCAACAACGCTCGAATACGTCAAAGTGACAGCTCTTGCAGCTGTTGCCACTCTTCTCACCGCGTTTAGGACGTGGCGGGGAGAGATAGTTTGATGCTTCTATATGAGACGATTTTAAAGGTCTGAACTTTTactctttaatataattatatctgtgtaaatgtaaataaaagattttgggAAAAATTGTGTCTTTTGAAAGAAGATCTGTAAAGTAATGTAGAGtatctatttattacaaatgaaatgttattattaatctTCTCTGGATtacaaaatgtttgtaaataagttTCAATAATACCACTTACATAAGTGATATAAATCCTTGTTGAATCAAAGGTTATCGTTATACTTACGGCATTGTATTATAAGATTATGTTATAGAGAAATCAAATATAAGTGagtatattgataaaattaaactgTCTTTCTGTAACCTGCtgaattatttatcatcataatCAACATTTTTAACAGTCTAGTATTGATCTCTGGGTTTCCTCTACACACGAAGGTTTGCCTTAATTATAGGTCGTAGCTTAAAGGCTTTATTAAATGCTGCTTTTATGAACTGTGTGAGGggtattgaatgaactaaatcaTATTGAGTTTGGcgttatattccgtactctgaatgctattttaactacacattgaaattggtttcaagagtaagccttCAGGTCATTCTCAGGTAGACTAAGGGTGAAAGTAAAAGATTTCTATTCTACCGATACCGGATTGTGTcggtcttatttatttaatcaagtaTTAGGTTCGTAACggtaatatgtaaattaaagtCAGTTAGAATCCAAAGCATCTTTGCATCCTAtctgatataaataaaagttgACCGTGGCGTCAATTGGCTTCCGATAACGCGGAATAAGACTGCGCCGCAATTTTATACGAGAATCGCAAGTAAATGTAAACAGTTAGTGGTCAACTGTCCGGTGTCCAACTCGCTATACATTTAAAACCCCATTAATCGATTCGCATCTTGTGTTAAagttaatttgataaaataaaaatgttgaaaaagttGCTAAAAGTGTGCGCGGTATTCATGATCTTTTTCAAATGTGGTAcgttcattttgatttttttttatttattgatagttTTAATTGTGGAGTCTTCTTGATGattgctttttgtttttgttgaatgttaactaaaataatatttttataaatatatattaagttttatgtcataattttatttttcttcaagtGAAGTAACTCATGATAAGTCCAGTTATACATTTTAACCTTCATAAAAAGAAGACAAACCCaaatccatttttaataaaacaatttagcCATTATATACACCTTTATTTTGCTATCTCCAGCACCAGAATACTGGTAGCTTTACAGTAGTCAAGGatctaacaaaaaaaataaacaacattatcaTTCCCACTCATCATATCTCTTATTTTCTCCAGCGGCGTCAATTCGTTGTTTCGAGTGCAACAGTATGAACAACTCCATGTGCCTGGACCCCACGATCTACGACAAAGAGACCATCAACAACTTCCTGCCAATCACGGAGTGTGGCCGCGGCATCTACTCCGCCAATAACGAATTCTTTTGCAGGAAGATTATTCAGACCAGTAAGTTGACTTTAGTAACTTTGAAATCTAAAATTGGTTCATCCTAACCCAATGTGAAGAGCTGGACTTTCTTCAGGATGAATGGTGTGAATTTAAAGTGTTATGAATTCCCAATTACTTGATATACCAATATGATGAAACTGGAAAGTCGTAGCAGATCTTGTAATTATCTACAAAACTTGCCTAGTTCCTTCTTTTCATCACAGTTACTAAATAGACATATGTATGGGTAGTGAAATACCTAGGGTACATCTTTCTACTTTAATTTTGGTGTAGAACCCGTAGTATCAGGTTggatgaaaaacattttaatgaagGAGTGAAAGGAATATGGACATTTCTTATTACTGTTCCTATCCTAAACCAAAAAGGAAGTATCAAGATGTAGGTATTCCACTACCCACACATTTATTCAGCAACTGTGACGATTAACTTCCAATATAGGACGGCCATTGTTGTCCAATAAACATTATTCACTTTATTGccaattaaatacttatttgagGGCCACAACTAAACATACGagcatttaaattatataattgaaCTCCAGCCGTAAGAGTGCGATAAAATTGAACTGAAAAGGTTGATATTGAAAACTTATCTGAAATACGAAcctttttaattcataaaatcttcacctataatataaaaataagtcgggtgttctttcctgacgctataattctagaacgcacgaaccgatttccacggaaTTCATTGGAAAGGTTTTGAGCTTCGTGAAGTTGGTTGcaaaaaacagtaaaaattcAAGAGAACAAACAAGCAAGAAAACAGGCAAAatcattggtagcgaaacggatttcgccgagtttgctagtttaaattaaaaatcttctcCCAAGAGGCTAAGGaagttacaagagcgttgcctcTGATGTTCATAGGTGGCATCAATGGCTAATTATCCTGTTCATCCTCATTTTCCAGTTCTCCACAAAGGCTACGAGCCTGAAGTCCGTGTGACCCGCAGCTGCGGCTGGGTGCGCCACCACCGCGACTGTTACAAGGCTGACAATGAAGACCATCTCGAAACTGTCTGTCAGTGCTTCGACAACGAGTGTAACTCTGCCACCGTCCGCAAGAGCGCGCTAGCTCTGGTTTTAGGCGCGACAGTTATGATGTACCTGTGATTAAAtgcagtattattttgtttgactagttttttttattgataataattattgttttcgttAAAGACTTTATTGTTCATTGTTAAGTCTCACCCCTTTTCCGTCTGATTGCTGACAAAAAGCTTCTCCAATGCCAGGATATTTTGCTTGATCTTTAATTTATCGTCTCATATTACCCATCCCTTTTTAAATATCGTCACCAACTTTTCCACGGAGCACACCCACCCAACCCTACCTTTACCTACCCCAACGACCATCAGTTTTTCAATATGTTGAACATTAAACTTGACATCCTGTCCTCAGTATTTTATGTTCCTAAACCATAAGACATTCGAACAAATAAGAAACCTCTTCCTTTAGAAatttaaatcggttaaaaacaatttttgagGCAATCAATGAATCTGTTATGAAGTTCTGTTATTTATGAGGTGTTCtacaatttagttaatttatttactttcttaatTATCCATTTATAAATCATACGATAGTACAAAAAATCATACGAACCATACGATAGCCTCTCATCTTACTACTCAACTACATTAAAActtctatttttgttataaaagtcGATCCACAGATAAAAACCACAGTCTAAATTGTATTCAAAGCATTGTCTGTTTATCAACAAGCATTAGTTACCTCGAACAAAGCTTAAACAATCATTACGTGTGTGGACAAAAAAACGGAAACCGGGACAGACAGACCACGAGCTTCCTGTGGCAATTTAGACCTTTGTGAATCAAGTAGGTATATACTAACGTGTGTAATGTAATTATGAGCGTAACCTCAAATGACATTGGCCCAGTCAGATCGACTGTGTGAACTGATAAACGTTGGAATGGGCCAGTTATCTTCAGTTGGCTTAATAAACCGTGAAATACTTTTGCGAATGTCATAGTAGGGTCAGGGTCtcgtaaatttaataaaaatacataattatttatagtatatgtacatattttaaaaattaaaacattttaaataatgaattgaTACAggagttaatataaaaatgtttggtaAATTAATTGTATACAGCGCCATCTCGAATTGAGAACCCGAACTATCAACTTGTTTTGGAACGTGTTCCGTTGACTTACTAATTATTGTTCTTTAAGATAGATGGCgctttaaaacaaacaatttagaaattatatttattttattgtcacgTTTGTAGATGATTGCTAAactaatagatattattaaaaactgttttgaaaggtttatttttagatttcttAGCATTAACAACTTctaatattgttttctattatttGTTCTAACAGTTTTGCGAAACcatatatttactttgtaatagTCATTTGAATTCATCATAATTAAtactaaatcaatatttttcttagaaatgtCGGCACTTTGCCAATATTTATAGATAGGGATCTACAATTTGAGCTCTTTCATCACGTCAGGTTGGCCGAGTGGTCTAAGGCGCCAGATTTAAGCTCTGGTTCCCGAGAGGGAGCGTGGGTTCGAACCCCACACCTGACAAATCGAAAGTATCCCGAATACttctttttgtaacttttttattcattattttcataaaaatattaatttattttactacacatCAAGTACATTCAAGTGTCTGATAACAGTATCATACATTGACCGCGCTCTTATGTCAATGACATAAGAAtgatttttgcaataaaaaaataaaataaaaatgacgtcATCATGCCTGATGTTGAATCATGTGCTACTAGTTTTTGCACGTGATTTCACCCGTGAACTCACGTTTCTAAGAGCCGTGACGTCATTGATTGTGACGTTGAATTATGTCATATTATGATGACATAACAGCGCTACAGTTTATACGGCAAATGGGTGAGCAGTACtgggagtaaataggttttttactgcctcgttggtcgagtggtcgcaagtgtgactgccaaacaaggggtctcgggttcgattcccgggtcgggacaagtattactgggcttttttcggattttcgaaaatttcttggtagtagcacagagtctggaattgtgtccaggatatggcaataggctcacccccctattacatgggacttaaaatacaaatggtgaaaagtaggtgtacattgtttagcggcattacgtgtcgtaatgtgcacttctgcctaccccttcggggataaaaggcgtgacgttgtgtgtgatAAGAG
This sequence is a window from Spodoptera frugiperda isolate SF20-4 chromosome 5, AGI-APGP_CSIRO_Sfru_2.0, whole genome shotgun sequence. Protein-coding genes within it:
- the LOC118271829 gene encoding uncharacterized protein LOC118271829 gives rise to the protein MLKKLLKVCAVFMIFFKCAASIRCFECNSMNNSMCLDPTIYDKETINNFLPITECGRGIYSANNEFFCRKIIQTILHKGYEPEVRVTRSCGWVRHHRDCYKADNEDHLETVCQCFDNECNSATVRKSALALVLGATVMMYL
- the LOC118271828 gene encoding uncharacterized protein LOC118271828; this translates as MSFEPASNIVLSILLSLLLSNTCEAIKCFHCNSHNNSACLEMHIPKMQAIIPIVDCREGLSNTIDKREFFCRKITQTILHPDQTPEVRITRGCGWVRSKRECYKADNMDHLETVCQCFGDLCNAATTLEYVKVTALAAVATLLTAFRTWRGEIV